A stretch of Lathyrus oleraceus cultivar Zhongwan6 chromosome 6, CAAS_Psat_ZW6_1.0, whole genome shotgun sequence DNA encodes these proteins:
- the LOC127091080 gene encoding uncharacterized protein LOC127091080, which translates to MKQVVGMVVSNKMQNSVVVAVDRLFHHPVFNRYVKRTSKFMAHDENNLCNIGDRVRLHSSRPLSKRKHWVVAEILKKARIYVPPSAPVSENVSSGGPTSTS; encoded by the exons ATGAAGCAAGTAGTAGGAATGGTGGTTTCGAATAAAATGCAGAATTCGGTTGTGGTGGCAGTGGATAGATTATTTCACCACCCGGTGTTCAACAGATATGTTAAGCGCACTTCAAAGTTCATGGCTCACGACGAGAACAATCTTTGTAATATCGGTGACCGG GTTCGATTGCATTCTTCTAGGCCTTTGAGCAAGCGTAAACATTGGGTGGTTGCTGAAATTCTCAAGAAAGCACGCATATATGTTCCTCCTTCTGCACCGGTGTCTGAGAATGTGAGCTCCGGAGGACCTACATCTACATCATGA
- the LOC127091074 gene encoding 40S ribosomal protein S10-1 — MRKEYVRETFAWMHYYWFLTNDGIEFLRTYLNLPSEIVPATLKKQAKPAGRPFGGPPGDRPRGPPRFEGERRFGGDRDGYRGGPGPRGPGGEFGGDKGGAPADYRPSFGGPGGRPGFGRGSGGFGAPTSSNHA; from the exons ATGCGAAAGGAATATGTGAGGGAGACTTTTGCTTGGATGCATTATTACTGGTTTTTGACTAATGATGGAATCGAGTTTCTCAGGACTTATCTCAATCTTCCATCTGAGATTGTGCCAGCTACTTTGAAGAAGCAGGCTAAGCCAGCTGGTAGACCATTCGGTGGTCCACCTGGTGATCGCCCTAG AGGCCCACCTCGATTCGAGGGAGAAAGGAGATTTGGCGGTGACCGTGATGGGTACCGTGGTGGTCCAGGTCCCAGAGGGCCTGGTGGTGAGTTTGGTGGAGACAAGGGTGGAGCTCCTGCTGACTACAGACCTTCTTTCGGG GGTCCTGGTGGAAGGCCTGGCTTTGGTCGTGGTTCTGGTGGCTTTGGAGCACCAACAAGTTCAAACCATGCTTAA
- the LOC127091075 gene encoding uncharacterized protein LOC127091075: protein MKQVVGMVVSNKMQKSVVVAVDRLFHHTVFNRYVKRTSKFMAHDGNNLCNIGDRVRLDSSRPLSKRKHWVVAEILKKARIYVPPSAPVSENVSSGGPTSTS, encoded by the exons ATGAAGCAAGTAGTAGGAATGGTGGTTTCGAATAAAATGCAGAAGTCGGTTGTGGTGGCAGTGGATAGATTATTTCACCACACGGTGTTCAACAGATATGTTAAACGCACTTCAAAGTTCATGGCTCACGACGGGAACAATCTTTGTAATATCGGTGACAGG GTTCGATTGGATTCTTCTAGGCCTTTGAGCAAGCGTAAACATTGGGTGGTTGCTGAAATTCTCAAGAAAGCACGCATATATGTTCCTCCTTCTGCACCGGTGTCTGAGAATGTGAGCTCCGGAGGACCTACATCTACATCATGA